A single Kryptolebias marmoratus isolate JLee-2015 linkage group LG16, ASM164957v2, whole genome shotgun sequence DNA region contains:
- the cblc gene encoding E3 ubiquitin-protein ligase CBL-C isoform X1 — translation MLETLVDSLHFQTHNSKIMAGADSGASTNSKLSSQFPTNDDLRLVEKTLKRLKKLTELCTNPRLGLRNSPPYLPDLVQETSVLLVQVWEPYQGLGSSGGLTPRGDEAKYLRVHIRNLLDKTDRAVLLFKEGREKIFDETSTHRRNLTKLSLLFSHMLWELKAMFPRGYFQGDTYKLNKAEADQFWRHCFDNMCVVQWKTLKEQLKSVHRFEEGMESMALKSTIDLTCNDYISVFEFDIFTRLFQPWRSLIRNWNHLAVTHPGYMAFLTYDQVVARLEHYLHRPGSYIFRLSCTRMGQWAIGHVTTEGDIIQTIPQNTPLYQALIQGFKEGCYLYPDGRDVNPDLTSLCEPADREKVKVSEEQYELYCEIGSTFQLCKICTERDKDIRIQPCGHLLCRPCLTGWQQKSAGHTCPYCRCDIKGTESVLIEPYLKGSHQWEEDDDSDDEDHEDIEVMVKEMAALRKLSSLDNQAPSSVIRAPPLPPKNIGAPNCPSPSRQPQASENKTLSNFAHHHSASREPSMHKPQTNSAEFLREPNTSSSQTSLDCAAAWIGPASAVNERGRKEKEKRGARPRKDKSGIGEITRAMSS, via the exons ATGCTTGAGACACTCGTTGATTCACTTCACTTTCAAACACACAACAGCAAAATCATGGCAGGAGCTGATTCAGGAGCCTCCACCAACTCAAAACTGAGCTCCCAGTTCCCAACCAATGACGACCTGCGGCTGGTGGAGAAGACcctaaaaagactgaaaaaactAACCGAACTGTGCACAAACCCTCGCCTGGGCCTGAGGAACAGCCCGCCGTACCTGCCAGACCTGGTTCAGGAGACTTCAGTGCTCCTCGTGCAGGTCTGGGAGCCCTACCAAGGCTTAGGGTCATCAGGAGGGCTGACGCCACGAGGCGACGAGGCCAAGTACCTGAGAGTCCACATCAGAAACCTGCTGGATAAGACGGACAGAGCCGTGCTGCTTTTCAAAGAGGGACGAGAGAAGATCTTCGATGAAACATCGACTCACAG gagGAATCTGACCAAACTATCCTTGCTGTTCAGTCACATGCTGTGGGAACTGAAAGCAATGTTTCCAAGAGGATATTTTCAAGGTGACACTTATAAGCTAAATAAAGCTGAGGCCGATCAGTTTTGGAGGCATTGTTTTGACAACAT GTGTGTAGTGCAATGGAAAACGCTCAAAGAGCAGCTGAAAAGTGTGCATCGATTTGAGGAAGGGATGGAGTCTATGGCTCTGAAATCAACTATTGATCTTACTTGTAATGATTACATTTCAGTGTTTGAGTTTGACATCTTCACGAGACTGTTCCAG CCTTGGAGGTCCCTCATAAGGAACTGGAACCACCTCGCAGTCACCCATCCAGGCTACATGGCCTTCCTCACATACGACCAGGTTGTAGCTCGGCTGGAACATTACCTGCACAGACCTGGGAG CTATATTTTTCGTCTGAGCTGCACGAGAATGGGTCAGTGGGCTATTGGCCATGTGACCACTGAAGGTGACATCATCCAAACCATTCCTCAGAACACACCTCTCTACCAGGCGCTCATTCAGGGCTTCAAGGAAGGCTG CTACCTTTACCCAGATGGTCGTGATGTGAACCCTGACCTGACAAGCTTGTGTGAACCTGCTGACAGGGAAAAAGTCAAGGTTTCAGAA GAGCAGTATGAGCTGTACTGTGAGATTGGCAGCACTTTCCAGCTGTGTAAGATCTGCACAGAGCGGGATAAAGACATTCGAATTCAACCCTGTGGACATCTTCTGTGTCGACCCTGTCTTACAGGATGGCAG CAGAAGTCAGCTGGTCACACCTGCCCGTACTGTCGCTGCGACATCAAAGGGACAGAGTCCGTCCTCATCGAGCCCTACCTGAAGGGCAGCCATCAGTGGGAGGAAGATGATGACAGCGACGATGAGGACCACGAGGACATTGAGGTGATGGTGAAGGAAATGGCTGCCCTGAGAAAG CTTTCAAGTTTGGATAACCAAGCGCCCAGCTCTGTCATCAGAGCTCCACCACTGCCCCCTAAAAACATCGGTGCCCCAAACTGCCCGTCTCCCTCCAGACAGCCTCAAGCATCAGAAAACAAGACACTTTCAAATTTCGCCCACCATCACTCT GCCAGCAGAGAACCGTCCATGCACAAACCacagacaaacag CGCTGAATTCCTCAGAGAACCAAACACTTCCTCCTCTCAGACCAGTCTTGATT GTGCAGCAGCATGGATCGGCCCCGCCAGTGCCGTTAATGAAAGAGGACgtaaagaaaaggagaaaagaggagCAAGGCCAAGAAAAGACAAGAGTGGCATAGGAGAGATAACAAGAGCAATGTCATCttga
- the cblc gene encoding E3 ubiquitin-protein ligase CBL-C isoform X2, which translates to MLETLVDSLHFQTHNSKIMAGADSGASTNSKLSSQFPTNDDLRLVEKTLKRLKKLTELCTNPRLGLRNSPPYLPDLVQETSVLLVQVWEPYQGLGSSGGLTPRGDEAKYLRVHIRNLLDKTDRAVLLFKEGREKIFDETSTHRRNLTKLSLLFSHMLWELKAMFPRGYFQGDTYKLNKAEADQFWRHCFDNMCVVQWKTLKEQLKSVHRFEEGMESMALKSTIDLTCNDYISVFEFDIFTRLFQPWRSLIRNWNHLAVTHPGYMAFLTYDQVVARLEHYLHRPGSYIFRLSCTRMGQWAIGHVTTEGDIIQTIPQNTPLYQALIQGFKEGCYLYPDGRDVNPDLTSLCEPADREKVKVSEEQYELYCEIGSTFQLCKICTERDKDIRIQPCGHLLCRPCLTGWQKSAGHTCPYCRCDIKGTESVLIEPYLKGSHQWEEDDDSDDEDHEDIEVMVKEMAALRKLSSLDNQAPSSVIRAPPLPPKNIGAPNCPSPSRQPQASENKTLSNFAHHHSASREPSMHKPQTNSAEFLREPNTSSSQTSLDCAAAWIGPASAVNERGRKEKEKRGARPRKDKSGIGEITRAMSS; encoded by the exons ATGCTTGAGACACTCGTTGATTCACTTCACTTTCAAACACACAACAGCAAAATCATGGCAGGAGCTGATTCAGGAGCCTCCACCAACTCAAAACTGAGCTCCCAGTTCCCAACCAATGACGACCTGCGGCTGGTGGAGAAGACcctaaaaagactgaaaaaactAACCGAACTGTGCACAAACCCTCGCCTGGGCCTGAGGAACAGCCCGCCGTACCTGCCAGACCTGGTTCAGGAGACTTCAGTGCTCCTCGTGCAGGTCTGGGAGCCCTACCAAGGCTTAGGGTCATCAGGAGGGCTGACGCCACGAGGCGACGAGGCCAAGTACCTGAGAGTCCACATCAGAAACCTGCTGGATAAGACGGACAGAGCCGTGCTGCTTTTCAAAGAGGGACGAGAGAAGATCTTCGATGAAACATCGACTCACAG gagGAATCTGACCAAACTATCCTTGCTGTTCAGTCACATGCTGTGGGAACTGAAAGCAATGTTTCCAAGAGGATATTTTCAAGGTGACACTTATAAGCTAAATAAAGCTGAGGCCGATCAGTTTTGGAGGCATTGTTTTGACAACAT GTGTGTAGTGCAATGGAAAACGCTCAAAGAGCAGCTGAAAAGTGTGCATCGATTTGAGGAAGGGATGGAGTCTATGGCTCTGAAATCAACTATTGATCTTACTTGTAATGATTACATTTCAGTGTTTGAGTTTGACATCTTCACGAGACTGTTCCAG CCTTGGAGGTCCCTCATAAGGAACTGGAACCACCTCGCAGTCACCCATCCAGGCTACATGGCCTTCCTCACATACGACCAGGTTGTAGCTCGGCTGGAACATTACCTGCACAGACCTGGGAG CTATATTTTTCGTCTGAGCTGCACGAGAATGGGTCAGTGGGCTATTGGCCATGTGACCACTGAAGGTGACATCATCCAAACCATTCCTCAGAACACACCTCTCTACCAGGCGCTCATTCAGGGCTTCAAGGAAGGCTG CTACCTTTACCCAGATGGTCGTGATGTGAACCCTGACCTGACAAGCTTGTGTGAACCTGCTGACAGGGAAAAAGTCAAGGTTTCAGAA GAGCAGTATGAGCTGTACTGTGAGATTGGCAGCACTTTCCAGCTGTGTAAGATCTGCACAGAGCGGGATAAAGACATTCGAATTCAACCCTGTGGACATCTTCTGTGTCGACCCTGTCTTACAGGATGGCAG AAGTCAGCTGGTCACACCTGCCCGTACTGTCGCTGCGACATCAAAGGGACAGAGTCCGTCCTCATCGAGCCCTACCTGAAGGGCAGCCATCAGTGGGAGGAAGATGATGACAGCGACGATGAGGACCACGAGGACATTGAGGTGATGGTGAAGGAAATGGCTGCCCTGAGAAAG CTTTCAAGTTTGGATAACCAAGCGCCCAGCTCTGTCATCAGAGCTCCACCACTGCCCCCTAAAAACATCGGTGCCCCAAACTGCCCGTCTCCCTCCAGACAGCCTCAAGCATCAGAAAACAAGACACTTTCAAATTTCGCCCACCATCACTCT GCCAGCAGAGAACCGTCCATGCACAAACCacagacaaacag CGCTGAATTCCTCAGAGAACCAAACACTTCCTCCTCTCAGACCAGTCTTGATT GTGCAGCAGCATGGATCGGCCCCGCCAGTGCCGTTAATGAAAGAGGACgtaaagaaaaggagaaaagaggagCAAGGCCAAGAAAAGACAAGAGTGGCATAGGAGAGATAACAAGAGCAATGTCATCttga
- the cblc gene encoding E3 ubiquitin-protein ligase CBL-C isoform X3 yields MAGADSGASTNSKLSSQFPTNDDLRLVEKTLKRLKKLTELCTNPRLGLRNSPPYLPDLVQETSVLLVQVWEPYQGLGSSGGLTPRGDEAKYLRVHIRNLLDKTDRAVLLFKEGREKIFDETSTHRRNLTKLSLLFSHMLWELKAMFPRGYFQGDTYKLNKAEADQFWRHCFDNMCVVQWKTLKEQLKSVHRFEEGMESMALKSTIDLTCNDYISVFEFDIFTRLFQPWRSLIRNWNHLAVTHPGYMAFLTYDQVVARLEHYLHRPGSYIFRLSCTRMGQWAIGHVTTEGDIIQTIPQNTPLYQALIQGFKEGCYLYPDGRDVNPDLTSLCEPADREKVKVSEEQYELYCEIGSTFQLCKICTERDKDIRIQPCGHLLCRPCLTGWQQKSAGHTCPYCRCDIKGTESVLIEPYLKGSHQWEEDDDSDDEDHEDIEVMVKEMAALRKLSSLDNQAPSSVIRAPPLPPKNIGAPNCPSPSRQPQASENKTLSNFAHHHSASREPSMHKPQTNSAEFLREPNTSSSQTSLDCAAAWIGPASAVNERGRKEKEKRGARPRKDKSGIGEITRAMSS; encoded by the exons ATGGCAGGAGCTGATTCAGGAGCCTCCACCAACTCAAAACTGAGCTCCCAGTTCCCAACCAATGACGACCTGCGGCTGGTGGAGAAGACcctaaaaagactgaaaaaactAACCGAACTGTGCACAAACCCTCGCCTGGGCCTGAGGAACAGCCCGCCGTACCTGCCAGACCTGGTTCAGGAGACTTCAGTGCTCCTCGTGCAGGTCTGGGAGCCCTACCAAGGCTTAGGGTCATCAGGAGGGCTGACGCCACGAGGCGACGAGGCCAAGTACCTGAGAGTCCACATCAGAAACCTGCTGGATAAGACGGACAGAGCCGTGCTGCTTTTCAAAGAGGGACGAGAGAAGATCTTCGATGAAACATCGACTCACAG gagGAATCTGACCAAACTATCCTTGCTGTTCAGTCACATGCTGTGGGAACTGAAAGCAATGTTTCCAAGAGGATATTTTCAAGGTGACACTTATAAGCTAAATAAAGCTGAGGCCGATCAGTTTTGGAGGCATTGTTTTGACAACAT GTGTGTAGTGCAATGGAAAACGCTCAAAGAGCAGCTGAAAAGTGTGCATCGATTTGAGGAAGGGATGGAGTCTATGGCTCTGAAATCAACTATTGATCTTACTTGTAATGATTACATTTCAGTGTTTGAGTTTGACATCTTCACGAGACTGTTCCAG CCTTGGAGGTCCCTCATAAGGAACTGGAACCACCTCGCAGTCACCCATCCAGGCTACATGGCCTTCCTCACATACGACCAGGTTGTAGCTCGGCTGGAACATTACCTGCACAGACCTGGGAG CTATATTTTTCGTCTGAGCTGCACGAGAATGGGTCAGTGGGCTATTGGCCATGTGACCACTGAAGGTGACATCATCCAAACCATTCCTCAGAACACACCTCTCTACCAGGCGCTCATTCAGGGCTTCAAGGAAGGCTG CTACCTTTACCCAGATGGTCGTGATGTGAACCCTGACCTGACAAGCTTGTGTGAACCTGCTGACAGGGAAAAAGTCAAGGTTTCAGAA GAGCAGTATGAGCTGTACTGTGAGATTGGCAGCACTTTCCAGCTGTGTAAGATCTGCACAGAGCGGGATAAAGACATTCGAATTCAACCCTGTGGACATCTTCTGTGTCGACCCTGTCTTACAGGATGGCAG CAGAAGTCAGCTGGTCACACCTGCCCGTACTGTCGCTGCGACATCAAAGGGACAGAGTCCGTCCTCATCGAGCCCTACCTGAAGGGCAGCCATCAGTGGGAGGAAGATGATGACAGCGACGATGAGGACCACGAGGACATTGAGGTGATGGTGAAGGAAATGGCTGCCCTGAGAAAG CTTTCAAGTTTGGATAACCAAGCGCCCAGCTCTGTCATCAGAGCTCCACCACTGCCCCCTAAAAACATCGGTGCCCCAAACTGCCCGTCTCCCTCCAGACAGCCTCAAGCATCAGAAAACAAGACACTTTCAAATTTCGCCCACCATCACTCT GCCAGCAGAGAACCGTCCATGCACAAACCacagacaaacag CGCTGAATTCCTCAGAGAACCAAACACTTCCTCCTCTCAGACCAGTCTTGATT GTGCAGCAGCATGGATCGGCCCCGCCAGTGCCGTTAATGAAAGAGGACgtaaagaaaaggagaaaagaggagCAAGGCCAAGAAAAGACAAGAGTGGCATAGGAGAGATAACAAGAGCAATGTCATCttga